One genomic window of Ruminococcus gauvreauii includes the following:
- the pheS gene encoding phenylalanine--tRNA ligase subunit alpha yields the protein MKDKLQAILDEATQNIQDSDALDKLNDVRVSFLGKKGKLTSVLKGMKDVAAEDRPKVGQMVNETREKIEQYLEETKVRLERAIREHQMKEEVIDVTLPAKRARVGHRHPNTIALEEVERIFIGMGYEVVEGPEVEYDLYNFEKLNIPANHPAKDEQDTFYINKDIVLRTQTSPVQARVMEEGKLPIRMIAPGRVFRSDEVDATHSPSFHQIEGLVIDRNITFADLKGTLEEFAKELFGEETRTKFRPHHFPFTEPSAEVDVTCFKCGGSGCRFCKGTGWIEILGCGMVHPHVLEMCGIDPEEYTGFAFGVGLERIALLKYEIDDMRLLYENDDRFLKQF from the coding sequence ATGAAAGACAAATTACAGGCGATTCTGGATGAGGCGACACAGAACATTCAGGATTCTGACGCCCTTGACAAGCTGAATGATGTGCGTGTCAGTTTTCTTGGAAAAAAAGGAAAGTTAACTTCTGTTTTGAAGGGAATGAAAGATGTCGCAGCGGAAGACCGTCCGAAAGTAGGGCAGATGGTCAATGAGACAAGAGAAAAGATCGAGCAGTATCTGGAAGAAACTAAAGTGCGTCTGGAGAGGGCGATTCGTGAACACCAGATGAAAGAGGAAGTGATCGACGTCACACTCCCGGCAAAGCGTGCCAGAGTGGGGCACCGCCATCCGAATACGATCGCGCTGGAAGAAGTGGAGCGTATCTTCATCGGCATGGGATATGAAGTCGTGGAAGGCCCGGAAGTGGAGTATGATTTATACAATTTCGAAAAGCTGAACATACCGGCCAATCATCCGGCAAAGGATGAACAGGACACCTTCTATATCAACAAAGACATCGTGCTGCGCACCCAGACATCACCGGTCCAGGCGCGTGTCATGGAAGAGGGGAAACTTCCGATCCGTATGATCGCACCGGGACGCGTATTCCGTTCTGACGAGGTGGATGCAACCCACTCACCGTCATTCCATCAGATTGAAGGGCTTGTCATCGACAGGAATATCACGTTTGCTGACCTGAAAGGAACGCTGGAGGAATTTGCAAAAGAACTGTTCGGGGAAGAGACGAGAACGAAGTTCCGCCCGCATCATTTCCCGTTCACAGAGCCGAGTGCGGAAGTAGATGTGACTTGCTTTAAATGCGGCGGAAGCGGCTGCCGTTTCTGTAAAGGCACCGGCTGGATCGAGATTCTGGGCTGTGGGATGGTTCACCCGCATGTGCTTGAGATGTGCGGCATTGACCCGGAAGAATATACTGGTTTTGCATTCGGCGTCGGACTGGAACGTATCGCATTGTTAAAATACGAGATTGACGATATGAGACTGTTATATGAAAATGATGACCGTTTCTTAAAACAGTTCTAA
- the pckA gene encoding phosphoenolpyruvate carboxykinase (ATP): protein MANIDLSQYGITGVTEIVHNPSYEMIFEEETKPGLEGFEKGQVSELGAVNVMTGIYTGRSPKDKFIVMDENSKDTVWWTSDEYKNDNHPASQEAWDTVKKIALEELSGKRLFVVDLFCGANKDTRMAIRFIVEVAWQAHFVMNMFIKPTAEELENFEPDFVVYNASKAKVENYKELGLNSETAAMFNITSREQVIVNTWYGGEMKKGMFSMMNYYLPLKGIASMHCSANTDLNGENTAIFFGLSGTGKTTLSTDPKRLLIGDDEHGWDDNGIFNFEGGCYAKVINLDKESEPDIYNAIKRNALLENVTLDENGKIDFDDKSVTENTRVSYPIDHIEKIVRPVSAAPAAKDVIFLSADAFGVLPPVSILTPEQTQYYFLSGFTAKLAGTERGITEPTPTFSACFGQAFLELHPTKYAEELVKRMQMSGAKAYLVNTGWNGSGKRISIKDTRGIIDAILDGSIASAPTKELPYFNFEIPTELPGVDPAILDPRDTYASAAEWETKAKDLAQRFVKNFAKYEGNEAGKALVSAGPQL, encoded by the coding sequence ATGGCAAACATTGATTTAAGCCAATATGGTATTACCGGAGTTACAGAAATCGTTCACAATCCTTCTTATGAGATGATATTTGAAGAAGAGACAAAACCGGGTCTGGAAGGGTTTGAAAAAGGCCAGGTAAGTGAACTTGGTGCAGTTAATGTTATGACCGGTATCTACACGGGACGTTCACCGAAAGACAAATTTATTGTCATGGATGAGAATTCGAAGGACACGGTATGGTGGACTTCTGATGAGTATAAGAATGATAACCATCCTGCAAGCCAGGAGGCATGGGATACTGTCAAGAAGATTGCTCTGGAAGAGCTCTCCGGCAAAAGACTGTTTGTAGTCGACTTGTTCTGCGGAGCGAATAAGGATACCCGCATGGCCATTCGTTTCATCGTAGAGGTTGCATGGCAGGCTCATTTCGTTATGAATATGTTTATCAAACCTACCGCGGAAGAACTCGAAAACTTTGAGCCGGATTTTGTTGTATATAATGCTTCCAAGGCAAAAGTCGAGAACTACAAGGAGCTGGGCCTGAATTCTGAGACAGCAGCCATGTTCAACATCACCAGCCGCGAGCAGGTTATCGTAAATACCTGGTACGGCGGAGAGATGAAGAAGGGTATGTTCTCTATGATGAACTACTATCTGCCGCTGAAAGGCATCGCTTCCATGCACTGTTCCGCCAACACGGATCTGAACGGGGAGAATACCGCAATTTTCTTCGGACTGTCTGGAACAGGAAAAACCACGTTGTCCACAGATCCGAAACGTCTTTTGATCGGTGATGATGAGCACGGATGGGATGACAACGGTATCTTTAACTTTGAGGGCGGCTGCTACGCGAAAGTCATCAATCTGGATAAAGAATCTGAGCCTGATATCTATAACGCAATCAAACGCAATGCTCTTCTGGAGAATGTTACGCTGGATGAGAACGGTAAGATCGATTTTGATGACAAGAGTGTAACAGAAAATACCCGTGTATCTTATCCGATCGACCATATTGAAAAAATCGTACGCCCGGTTTCTGCGGCTCCTGCGGCTAAGGATGTTATTTTCCTGTCTGCTGACGCATTCGGTGTCCTTCCTCCTGTATCCATTCTGACTCCGGAACAGACACAGTATTATTTCCTGTCCGGATTCACAGCAAAACTTGCCGGTACAGAGCGCGGAATCACAGAACCGACTCCGACATTCTCCGCTTGTTTCGGTCAGGCGTTCCTGGAACTGCATCCTACCAAATATGCAGAGGAGCTTGTGAAGAGAATGCAGATGAGCGGTGCAAAAGCATACTTGGTGAACACCGGCTGGAACGGTTCCGGAAAACGTATCTCAATCAAGGATACCCGTGGAATCATCGACGCAATTCTGGACGGATCCATCGCAAGTGCACCGACAAAAGAACTGCCATATTTTAACTTCGAGATCCCAACAGAGCTTCCGGGTGTAGATCCTGCGATCCTTGATCCGCGTGACACCTATGCGAGCGCTGCTGAGTGGGAGACCAAGGCGAAAGACCTGGCACAGAGATTTGTCAAGAACTTTGCAAAATATGAGGGTAATGAGGCAGGAAAAGCATTAGTTTCTGCTGGTCCTCAGTTATAA
- the queA gene encoding tRNA preQ1(34) S-adenosylmethionine ribosyltransferase-isomerase QueA has protein sequence MKTSDFYYELPEELIAQDPLPNRSDSRLLHLDRESGEITHGRFTDILSYLRPGDCLVINDTKVIPARLFGRKEGTDAHIEILLLKRRENDIWETLVKPGKKAKPGTKLIFGDGALRGEVLEIVEEGNRLIQFTYDGIFEEILDVLGEMPLPPYITHKLQDKNRYQTVYAKHDGSAAAPTAGLHFTQELLEKVMQKGVRIAHVTLHVGLGTFRPVKVEDVTDHHMHSEFYIVEEDQAKLINETRASGHRVISVGTTSCRTLESAADDDGILKAGSGWTDIFIYPGYRFKMIDGLITNFHLPESTLLMLVSALAGKENIMRAYEEAVRERYRFFSFGDSMYIG, from the coding sequence ATGAAGACTTCAGACTTTTACTATGAGCTGCCGGAGGAGCTGATTGCTCAGGATCCGCTCCCCAACCGTTCGGACTCCAGGCTGCTGCACCTTGACAGGGAAAGCGGAGAGATCACACACGGCAGGTTTACGGACATCCTTTCATATCTGCGGCCGGGCGACTGTCTTGTGATCAATGATACGAAAGTGATTCCGGCCCGTCTGTTCGGCAGAAAAGAAGGAACGGACGCTCATATCGAAATCCTGCTTTTAAAACGCAGGGAGAACGATATATGGGAGACTCTGGTAAAGCCGGGGAAAAAGGCAAAACCCGGTACGAAACTTATCTTCGGCGACGGCGCTTTGAGAGGCGAAGTCCTGGAGATTGTGGAGGAAGGAAACCGTCTGATCCAGTTTACGTATGACGGAATCTTTGAAGAGATCCTGGATGTGCTCGGGGAAATGCCGCTGCCGCCGTATATCACACATAAGCTGCAGGACAAAAACAGATACCAGACAGTCTATGCAAAGCACGACGGTTCGGCGGCTGCGCCGACCGCGGGACTACATTTCACACAGGAACTCCTGGAAAAAGTAATGCAAAAGGGTGTCCGGATTGCACATGTAACGCTCCACGTGGGACTTGGCACTTTCCGGCCGGTCAAGGTGGAAGACGTGACAGACCACCATATGCACTCGGAGTTTTACATCGTGGAGGAAGATCAGGCAAAGCTGATTAATGAGACCAGGGCTTCAGGCCACCGGGTGATCTCTGTGGGGACGACGAGCTGCCGTACATTGGAATCGGCGGCAGATGATGATGGAATACTGAAAGCCGGAAGCGGATGGACAGATATTTTTATCTACCCCGGTTACAGATTTAAAATGATAGACGGACTGATCACGAACTTTCATCTGCCGGAATCCACGCTGCTGATGCTGGTGTCAGCGCTTGCCGGCAAGGAGAATATCATGAGAGCGTATGAGGAGGCAGTGAGAGAGCGGTATCGTTTTTTTTCATTCGGTGATAGCATGTATATTGGGTGA
- the pheT gene encoding phenylalanine--tRNA ligase subunit beta, giving the protein MNTSLSWIKQYVPDLEVTAQEYTDAMTLSGTKVEGYEKLDADLSDIVIGQIEKIERHPDADKLIICQVNVGAETVQIVTGAPNVKEGDKVPVVLDGGRVAGGHDGKKTPGGIRIKKGKLRGIESYGMMCSIEELGSTREMYPEAPEYGIYIFPVDAVVGESAIKALGLEDVVFEYEVTSNRVDCYSVIGIAREAAATFRKEFHPPAVNETGNNEDVNDYIKVTVEDEDLCPRYCARVVKNVKIGPSPKWMQRCLATNGIRPINNLVDITNYVMEEYGQPMHAYDLDMIEGNEIIVRRAAKEENFVTLDGQERKMDESVLMICDAEKPVGIAGIMGGENSMITDSVKTVLFEAACFDGTNIRLSSKRVGLRTDASGKFEKGLDPNNAKAAIDRACQLMEELGAGEVVGGTVDVYTKKKEPVRVPFEPEKINALLGTNLSKEQMLEYLGRVELSYDENANEIVAPTFRHDIFRTADLAEEVARFYGYDNIPTTLPSGEATTGKISFKMRIEETARDVAEYCGFSQGMCYSFESPKVFDKLLITPDSPLRRAVTIMNPLGEDFSIMRTISLNGMLTSLSTNYNRRNKNVKLYELGNIYIPKQLPLRELPEERMMLTLGMYGDGDFFTMKGVIEEFLEKVGMHRKPHYDPQAGKTFLHPGRQANVIYDGVNIGYLGEIHPDVADNYDIGTRVYAAVIDILKVLEFASYDRKYTGIAKYPAVTRDISMVLPKEVLVGQIEAVIEQRGGNILESYQLFDVYEGSQIEEGFKSVAYSITFRAADRTLEEADITAVMKKILNGLEDLGAVLRQ; this is encoded by the coding sequence TTGAATACATCATTATCATGGATCAAACAATATGTACCGGATCTGGAAGTGACGGCACAGGAATATACAGACGCCATGACACTTTCCGGGACGAAAGTAGAAGGGTATGAAAAGCTGGATGCAGACCTGTCAGATATTGTGATCGGACAGATCGAGAAGATCGAGAGACATCCGGATGCGGATAAGCTGATCATCTGTCAGGTAAATGTGGGCGCAGAAACTGTACAGATCGTGACCGGTGCGCCGAATGTGAAGGAAGGGGATAAGGTGCCGGTTGTCCTGGACGGCGGCCGTGTAGCCGGAGGACACGACGGAAAGAAGACGCCGGGAGGCATCAGGATAAAAAAAGGAAAACTGAGAGGGATTGAATCCTACGGCATGATGTGTTCCATCGAGGAACTCGGAAGCACAAGAGAAATGTATCCGGAAGCTCCGGAGTATGGGATCTACATTTTTCCTGTGGATGCGGTCGTCGGTGAGAGTGCCATAAAAGCGCTGGGGCTTGAAGATGTCGTATTTGAATATGAGGTGACTTCTAACCGTGTGGACTGCTACAGTGTGATCGGGATTGCACGGGAAGCTGCCGCTACATTCCGGAAGGAGTTCCATCCGCCGGCCGTAAATGAGACAGGAAATAATGAGGATGTCAATGACTATATCAAAGTGACGGTGGAAGATGAAGATCTCTGCCCGAGATATTGTGCCCGCGTGGTGAAAAACGTTAAGATCGGGCCTTCGCCGAAGTGGATGCAGAGATGCCTGGCGACGAATGGAATCCGTCCGATTAACAATCTTGTAGATATCACGAATTACGTGATGGAAGAATACGGTCAGCCGATGCATGCCTACGATCTTGATATGATCGAAGGGAATGAGATCATCGTCAGACGGGCGGCAAAAGAAGAAAATTTCGTAACACTGGATGGACAGGAACGTAAAATGGATGAATCGGTACTGATGATCTGTGATGCCGAGAAACCAGTTGGCATTGCCGGCATCATGGGCGGTGAGAATTCTATGATTACTGATTCCGTAAAGACGGTCCTGTTCGAGGCTGCCTGCTTTGACGGAACGAATATCCGGCTTTCCAGCAAACGTGTCGGTCTGCGCACGGATGCTTCCGGGAAATTTGAAAAGGGACTGGATCCAAACAATGCGAAAGCCGCAATCGACCGTGCGTGCCAGCTGATGGAAGAGCTGGGAGCAGGTGAAGTCGTCGGAGGCACTGTCGACGTCTACACGAAGAAGAAAGAGCCTGTGCGTGTCCCGTTTGAGCCGGAGAAGATCAACGCACTGCTCGGCACTAATCTTTCCAAAGAACAGATGCTGGAATATCTGGGGCGCGTAGAACTGTCATATGATGAGAATGCAAATGAGATCGTGGCACCGACATTCCGGCATGACATTTTCCGCACTGCTGATCTGGCCGAGGAGGTTGCACGTTTTTATGGATACGACAACATCCCGACGACTCTTCCGAGCGGAGAGGCTACGACCGGCAAGATTTCATTTAAAATGCGCATAGAGGAGACGGCCAGAGACGTGGCGGAATACTGCGGATTCTCACAGGGCATGTGCTACTCGTTTGAAAGTCCGAAAGTATTCGACAAGCTGTTGATCACACCGGACAGCCCGCTTCGGAGAGCAGTGACGATCATGAATCCGCTCGGTGAGGATTTCAGTATCATGCGTACGATTTCGCTGAACGGAATGTTGACTTCACTGTCCACCAATTACAACCGCAGAAACAAGAATGTGAAATTATATGAGCTTGGCAATATCTATATCCCTAAACAGCTGCCGCTACGGGAACTGCCGGAAGAGAGAATGATGCTTACGCTCGGAATGTACGGAGACGGAGACTTTTTCACGATGAAAGGTGTGATCGAAGAGTTTCTGGAAAAGGTGGGTATGCACAGAAAGCCACATTATGACCCTCAGGCAGGGAAGACGTTCCTGCATCCGGGCAGACAGGCAAATGTCATCTATGATGGCGTTAATATCGGATATCTCGGAGAAATACATCCGGATGTCGCTGATAATTATGATATCGGAACACGCGTGTATGCTGCGGTCATCGACATCCTGAAAGTACTTGAATTCGCGTCATATGACAGAAAATATACGGGTATTGCAAAATATCCTGCGGTGACACGTGACATCAGCATGGTATTGCCGAAAGAAGTTCTTGTGGGACAAATTGAAGCTGTTATCGAACAGCGCGGCGGAAACATCCTGGAAAGCTATCAGCTGTTTGATGTATATGAGGGAAGCCAGATTGAAGAAGGCTTTAAATCAGTTGCGTATTCGATTACATTCCGTGCAGCTGACAGAACCCTTGAAGAGGCAGATATCACTGCCGTGATGAAAAAGATACTGAATGGTCTGGAAGATTTGGGAGCTGTCCTCAGACAGTAG
- a CDS encoding histidine phosphatase family protein, giving the protein MKLYVIRHGETTWNTQARLQGMSDIPLNDNGVSLARKTGEAMRDIPFTRIYTSPLKRAVQTAELVAGGRQIPVVIEDRIREISFGEWEGLSCSRDNYEIPSDSFEQFFRDPFQFDPPKGGESVLEVCRRTEHFLDELLQEPGNEQETILLSTHGCTLRALMNYFYQDFTSSFWRGHVPPNCGVSIVEVKDGTADVLEEDRIYYREESDV; this is encoded by the coding sequence ATGAAATTATATGTAATACGACATGGAGAAACAACATGGAACACGCAGGCCAGGCTGCAGGGCATGAGTGATATTCCGTTAAATGATAACGGGGTATCTCTTGCCCGAAAAACGGGCGAAGCGATGCGGGATATTCCGTTTACCAGGATTTATACAAGTCCCCTCAAAAGAGCTGTTCAGACGGCGGAGCTGGTTGCAGGAGGACGACAGATTCCTGTTGTGATAGAAGACCGCATAAGAGAGATCAGCTTCGGCGAATGGGAAGGCCTGTCCTGCAGCAGAGATAATTATGAGATCCCTTCGGACTCTTTTGAACAGTTTTTCCGCGATCCGTTTCAGTTTGATCCGCCAAAGGGAGGGGAAAGTGTATTGGAAGTCTGCAGGCGTACGGAACATTTTCTGGATGAACTTCTGCAGGAACCGGGAAATGAACAGGAAACGATCCTGCTCTCGACACACGGGTGTACGCTGCGTGCATTGATGAATTATTTTTATCAGGACTTCACTTCGTCATTCTGGCGGGGGCATGTGCCTCCGAACTGCGGGGTGTCGATCGTGGAAGTGAAGGATGGAACTGCCGACGTCCTGGAAGAAGACCGGATATATTACCGGGAGGAGAGTGACGTATGA